Below is a genomic region from uncultured Desulfovibrio sp..
TCACGCGTGTACTCGCCGCCATTGGCCGGAACCGCGCCGTTGGGCACGTAGCTGTCGGCGCACAGCATGGTTTGGATGCTGCCGATCAGCGTTGCGCTGAGGGCGGTGATGCCCCCCTCAACCCCATTCAGGCGCGTATCCTGCTGGATGTCTTTTGCTTCCACAGCGTCCATGCGTACTTTCTCTGTCACACTGAAAGCCTCAAGGCTCTGCACACGGGGAATCCAGTTTTCAGGCAAGGTTTCTTTTGCTGCTTCTGCGGCAATTCGGGCCTCAGCAGCACTCTGTGCTGACGCCACCGCGCTGACCTCAGACTCTCTGGCATGCTGCCCACTTATGGTCGCCTGCCCAGAGGCCAGCAAGGCTGAAGAGTTTGCGCCTACAGCGGAGGCTTCTGCCTGATTTGCCTTCACTGTAGCCTGAGCCAGAGCGTCATCAAGGGCAGGCTGTATGACCTGCTTCCAGGTACGGAAGTTTACAGCATCGGTGTCAGCTACCGCATCACCAACATTTTTTATAACACGACCTTGGGCGTCATACTTGAGATCATGGCTGTCAAGGCGCATCTGCTCATCAGCCACATCCTGAGTCTCCTGAGCAATATGGAGAAGCTGACGGGTCTGATTGTCCAGATCACTGCCACTAAGTACAGAACCGTCCCTGTATCCGGTAACGGGGGATTCCTTCTCAGTGTCTCGGTAAATATACACTGTGCTTCCTGCTGCCGGGGCCACAGCCAGCTTGATGCTGGCATTTGTCAGCCACTCTATAGCATCAGAAGCAACAGGTTCTTCTGCCACCACCACCTTTACGAAGCTCTTTTTGATATATTCAAACGGAACAGTGAAGATGGTAGTGCTTCCATCACCTGTATAGGTGACGCGACTATATGCCATATGGGCCTCCTCGTTAAAATGAAGAAGGCCGGGTGATGTTCCCGGCCTCCGTATGTTAGTGGATAAGATTTTCAAGCAATGTTTGCTGGTTATCCTTGGTCATTGCACCAGCCTTGCTGGCTTTTCTATTGATCTTGGCCTGCTTAACCTTCTCCATGATGTCAGGATATTCCTTTTTCAGTTGGTACTCTGACAGATCACGGAAATTCCTGATGATTTTGTTTACAAGATCACTTCGTGGAGTAGGTTGTCCGGGTATGCCATCACCCAGGCGCTCCCGCTTGATGTCATACCCTTCGGAATTCATGACAGTATGAAGGACATCATACATGGACTTGCCCTCAACCTTCATCCCCCCATGCAGTTCACAGAGGCGGGAATACTGCTCTGCGGCCAGGGGAACTCCCTCAATCTCCCTGGCAGGTGCGCCGGTTACGGAGGAGCCAAGCCGAAGCAGTTCCTCAAGGACACCATCATGCTTCTGCGGTTCTTTGATATGCCCGGAGTACAACACCGGTTTCCCGGTCAGCCAGCTCATCTTGGGGGGCAAATCCTTGGAAAAGGCAGAGGTGGTGTTCCGCATATAGTCCAGCCACGATTCAGTTTCCCTCTGCTGCGGGTCGCCAAAGTTGTTCTTGTGCCAACGAAGGGCACCGGAGTAAGGCACGAAAGAAGCTGCGGTTGTCTTTAGGTAGTGATCCATGTAACGCTGAGGTTTTGTGATGGCATTCATGGCATCAGAAACGTCACGGACATATTTGTTGTCGCTCAGGTTCTCTGCAACAGCCATAAGAACGCCTGTCATGGCCTTCATCACAGGCTTGCTAACGTCAGAATTCCCAGCACGATCATAAGACTCTTCGCTGACATGGTTGTAGGCATCAACTGAAACGCTGAGAATAAGTCCAAAGGGGTCAAATTGACGATATTCAAGCCAGCTATCTCCAGCCTTTATAGAGTACGGTTTTATCCCATTCTCCTGCCACAATGCCTTCAGCTTCGGGTTTTCAGGGTAAGCCCCTGTCACCCTTCCTTCTGCGGCCATTTGCACACCTGAGGTGATAAGGAGGGAACCAGTAGCAATTCGCCCAAGGGCATCCGCCCTGGCTTCTCCCCCCTCCATGATAGCGGCCCGCACCCGGCTGGACATAAGGGCAGCAGGGTTGTGGCGCATGACATCATAGAAAATATTTATTGGTTTTTTGATAAATGGAAATAGAAGCTTGAGAGAAGCGTGGTTGTTTACCCCCTGCTGCAACCACCCCCCAATGGAGTTACCTTCAAGAGGCGAAGCCCATGTGGCATCTCTGGCAAAGTCCCAGGCTTTCTTGGAAAGGTCACCCTGTATGATTAAGCCGTTCGCATCAAAAACGTCTTTCAGCCTTGCAGAAGCATATGCCTCAACGTCCTTACCCTTTATGCCCTTTTCAGCAGCCTCGTTTGCAATGTCAGCATAAAGCTGCCCTCTGAATGTCATCTGTTTGAAAAACTCATCTTCAGCAACTCCAAGGCGGGACGAGATACGGGTAACAGTACCCAGCCAACCCATGCTCCGGGCCATGAGCTCCTGCATCGGGGAGAGATCCGCACCTTCGGGTTTTCCTTTGAGCAGTGAGTTGCGTATCCGCTCATAACTGAGTTGGTGTGTTTGATGCTCAAAACGATTACCGGCCTGATCAAGAATGTTATCCCCAACACGCAATGCCTTACCTGCAAACTCCCAAGCTGTACCCACACTTCCTGTCATTCCCCGGAGCATGTTCCAGCCAGACACCAAGGATTGCTTGTCGAACGTCAAGGCACCGCCGATCATTCGTTCCACGGGCTTTACCAAAAAACTGTTCATACCCGTAACAGCTATGTTTGCGATATGCTTCACCGGGTCGGATGAAATGTTATTCACCCGCATTTCAACCAAAGAATCTATGACGCTGAACTCAGGCTTGAGCTGCTTCAGTACCCGCACGTTATTGATGGGATTGTCCGAGACTATGGTGCGCCTCGCGACATCCATAATCATTTCCCTGGAAATACCAGACTTCACAAGGTAATCAACAGCGCCAGCTTCAGTCATGTTTTCAGCACTGAGCCACTTACTGAAGAAGGCGTCAGAATCCTTGGCTCCACTCATGGAGTGCGCAAGCTCATCACTTACCCCGGTGCCTCTGCTCCCCAACATGCGGTCTGTCACCGTGCGCAGGTCGGCATTCAGCGTAACAAATTCCTGCATGTTCTTTGAAAGCATGACAAAACGTGCAGCATCCAGCGCGGAAGCAGTGCCATTGTTGATCTTGCTGGCAAGGGTCATGGAGGCATCACACAGGTTGTGCATGACCGCCCTCGCCGTCAGCACGTTTTTCTCTGCCTGATTGATGCTGGCCAGGGCTTCCTTTCCTTCATTGAGATTGATGTCATAGGTAAAGCCCATCTGCTTGACCTCATCAACCGCGCTGGAGACAAGCTCTGAATACTTCTCCGGGCCAGCCGCCTTGATGGTGTTCTCTGCCTGAAGGTCACTGAGCTTGTAGAGGATGTGAGACCCCCCGGCTTTATCAAACACCTCATGGTTGAGGTTGATGCCAGGGTGTACGCCAGAGAGCGGGTTTTCCTCTTTTGCGGCCTCACTGACGATCTTCAGCACATCCTTGGCCGGTGCAAGGTTTTCCGGGCCAAGGGTGCTTTTGGCTGACTCTTCGCCAGAAGCAGAGGTGCCCCCGGCAGCAGGTTCTTCAGGTTTGGCCGGAAGACCGTCTGGGGCTGCCTCATGACCTCCCTCAGGCTGTGCTCCCGGCTCTTCTGTA
It encodes:
- a CDS encoding phage tail fiber protein produces the protein MAYSRVTYTGDGSTTIFTVPFEYIKKSFVKVVVAEEPVASDAIEWLTNASIKLAVAPAAGSTVYIYRDTEKESPVTGYRDGSVLSGSDLDNQTRQLLHIAQETQDVADEQMRLDSHDLKYDAQGRVIKNVGDAVADTDAVNFRTWKQVIQPALDDALAQATVKANQAEASAVGANSSALLASGQATISGQHARESEVSAVASAQSAAEARIAAEAAKETLPENWIPRVQSLEAFSVTEKVRMDAVEAKDIQQDTRLNGVEGGITALSATLIGSIQTMLCADSYVPNGAVPANGGEYTREQFREFYDTYLAGGKLLTCTYAAFAAQVALTGNCARFALDTTAQKFKVPLLKDGDSITQAASAAELGKSVKAGLPNITGSTLGFQAITGAYGAGALYSTGSGGIGFGQTSGGGWNSIGLDANRSNPTYRNDVSTVITEQVRLRHFVVLASTQNSASVFDWSNYMAGLAGKANVDLSNIDGAARSVIKNVAKPISGLASRSTTGAWAIAGVVPWIPIKIYLQAVDSANGTSTICTYGGNSSGLAITHVDTVLGNSGGINRSSEMELLPNATTVTIYVSALNGVLYAEQ